The following nucleotide sequence is from Bacteroidales bacterium.
GTTCAATTGACGGTGAATTTACTTACGCCGCTTTGGGTCAAACACTAGGAAGTAAACTCGGATCTTGGGCGGTATGGTTTTTTGGTTTTGGATTATTTGCTGCGGGATTCTCCTCAAGTATTACCGCTCCCTTAGCTTCTGCTATCACTGCACGCGATTTATTTCAGCATAAAAATCCTAAAAAATGGGCGCAAAACGGGATCTATTTCAAAGCCATTTGGGGACTCGTTTTAATTACGGGAATTAGCTTCGGACTAGCAGGTTTTAAACCTATTCCAGCCATTATCGCTGCACAAGCCCTCAACGGTTTAATTCTTCCTTTTATCAGTATTTTTCTCTGGTTCGCCATCAATAATTCCAGTCTGATGGGAAAAAACAAAAACTCAAAACTTCAGAATATTCTTTTTGGAAGTATTGTTTGGGTGAGTCTGATTTTAGGTTTATGGAATATTTTAAAAGCTAGTCTTGGCTTTTTCAATCAAAGCCTTCCAGATAGCTCCTATATTTTCTACGCTCTATTTGCATTTACCCTTTTAATCACACTTTTCGTCGTTAAACGTATCATTAGAAACCATTAATATGCACAAACTATTTATCGATACCGGAGGTACTTTTACAGATGCTATTGCGATTATGCCTGATGGCAAATTACAAAGAAAAAAAATACTAAGTAGCGGTCGATTACGCGGAAAAATTTCTTCTTGGATTGATGATAGTCATATTTTAGTTGAGGAAAACTGGGGAAGTAAAAAAGATATATTTCAAGGCTATTGGTTTTCAAGTTTAGACAAAAGCATCGAAAAGATAAAAGTGCTTTATTACGATACAGATCAACATATTTTAGCGCTTGAAACTGCTATAAAAAAGAATCAGCAAAAGCATTTATCATTCGAGATATTTACAGGAGAAGAAGCTCCGGTTGTGGCAACTCGAATGCTTACCCAAACGTCTTTAAAATCCAACTTTCCTCCTACAGAAATCCGTTTAGGAACCACCAAAGGAACCAATGCTTTACTCGAGCACAAAGGTGCTAGAAACGTTTTATTCATCACCAAGGGCTTCGCCGATTTGCTAGAAATTGGCAACCAAGCCCGACCCGATATTTTCAGCTTAAACATCCAGAAAAGAAAAGCGCTTGTCGATAAGATTATTGAAATTGACGAACGTATTGATGCCCAAGGAAATATTCTAAAACCCATCAATAGTTCTGCTTATCAAAAGCAAATCCAAGACTTAAAAGATGAAGGTTTTGAATCTTTCTCCATCGTGTTTATGAATGCTTATAAAAACAATATTCACGAGCAGGAATTTAAAAAGCTTTTAATCGAATCTGATTTAAAATACATCTCTGTTTCTTCCGAATTATCACCCTTGATAAAAATACTTGAGCGTGCAGAAACAACAACGGTAAATGCTTACCTCTCGCCTATTATTGAAAATTATCTGGAAAACATCGCCCAGAATACCCAAGCCGATTTACGCGTGATGAATAGCGCTGGCGGATTAATGCGTACTGAGAATTACGAAGCCAAAGACAGCCTCCTCAGCGGCCCAGCTGGCGGTGTTGTGGGCGCAGCATTTATTGGTGAGCTCATCGATAAAGACAAGCTGATTACCTTTGATATGGGAGGAACCAGTACCGATGTTTCGCGTTTTCACAAGGCTTTCGATTATAAATACGAATTGGAAATTGGCTCGGCACATATTTATAGTCCTGCCATTTCTATTGAGACGGTAGCTGCCGGTGGTGGCTCTATTTGTAGTTTCGATGGATACAAACTCACCGTTGGCCCAGAAAGTGCTGGAGCCAATCCCGGACCTGCTTGTTATGGTGCTGGCGGTCCACTAACCATTACCGATGTAAACCTGCTTTTGGGCAGAATTGACGAAACGAAATTTGGAATTCCCGTAAACAAAGAGGCTGCTGAAAAGCAAGTCGAAATCCTTTTGCAAGAAATTGAGCAAAAGCGAAATAAGCCTGTTGAAAAAGAAGAAGTACTAAATGGTTTTCTTGCTATTGCCAATGAAATTATGGCTGGAGCCATCAAGAAAATCTCTACTTCAAAAGGTTTTGATCCTTCTGAATATGCTTTGCTTGGTTTTGGTGGTGCGGGTGGCATGCATTCCTGTGCTATTGCCGATTTACTTCAAATAAAAGAAATTATTATTCCGCTAGATGCGGGATTGCTCAGTGCTTTTGGTATTGGAAATGCTTCATTAGAACGCTTTGCCGAAAAGCAGATTCTAAAACCTTTTCATTCCATAAGCGAATCGCTCCAAGAGGAATTCGCTTTGCTTTCTAGCGAATTAAGCCCTCAGTTTGAAAAAGACAAAGGCAAATTAACAGAACAAAGGCTTTTGTTCTTGCGTTTTAGAGGACAAGACAGCACGCTCAGCATCAATTGGAATGCCAATATAGAAAGTATCCTTAAAAAGTTTAAAGCCGAGTATATCAAATTATATGGCCATTGGGTGGAGAACAGAGAAATTGAACTGGAAAGTATCCGTTTAAAAGTGTCGCAAAAAGCCGAAAAGGCTTTGCTAAGAAAGCAAGAAAAGAGTCCTGCAAGAAAACTTATTCCTAATCGGAAAATTCAATCTTTCGGGAAAGAAACGGATGTTTTTTCCAGAAATGACTTAAGCTTTGGAGATCAAATTACGGGTCCGGCTTTGGTGAGCGATGATAAAAGTACGACGGTAATCGATAGCGGTTGGACTGGCAAAGTAGATGCTTTTAGCAACCTGATCATCAGAAAAAATAAAGCTACAGAAAAACAGCAAACAAAAACACATAATCAAGAAACAGCATTGGAATTATTCACCAATCGTTTTATGGCGATAGCCGAAAATATGGGTGCTATCCTGCAAAGAACAGCACTTTCGGTAAACATTAAGGAACGTCTCGATTTTTCTTGTGCCCTACTCGATTCCGAAGGTTATCTGGTAGCCAATGCGCCTCATATCCCTGTTCATTTAGGAAGTTTGGGTGTTTGTGTTCGTTCGGTTTTAGCCAATTTCGATTTTAAACCCGGCGATACCATCGTAACCAATCATCCACTTTATGGTGGTTCTCATTTGCCCGATGTAAGTTTGATTACCGCTGTTTTTGACAAGGAAGGTAAACGTATTGGTTTTGTGGTCAACCGAGCGCATCACGCAGAGCTTGGAGGTATGACTCCCGGTTCGATGCCGACCAATGCAACAAACCTAGAACAAGAAGGCATTGTGATCTCTCCATTTTATCTCGTCAAAGAAGGAAAAGTAGATTGGGATGGTATCCGTAGCATTTTCGATTCTGGCAAATATCCCAGTCGCTTGATTAACGAAAATATGGCCGATTTAAATGCCGCTTTAGCAGCCAATAAAAACGGCGAACAAGCCTTGCTAAATCTAGTTAAGGATTTTGGAACTGATCGTGTTCAGCATTATATGCAAAGCCTGAAAGAATACGCTACGCGGAAAATAAAAGATGTTTTTTATAAATTGCCTGATGGGAAAATTAAAGCTATTGAATTTTTAGACGATGATACGCCTCTGTCCGTTGAGATCAATATTCAAGAATCTGCTGTATCCTTCGATTTTACGGGAAGCAGCGCTGTTCACCCCAGCAATTTAAATGCTACTCCTGCCATTGTGAGCAGTGTGATTATTTATGTGCTTCGCTTGCTTTTGGATGAACCTATTCCTTTAAACGACGGCTTGATGGAACCGGTAAGTATAAAAATCCCTGAAGGCTTATTGAATCCTCCTTTTAATCAAGAACCCGACAAATGTCCTGCTGTTGTGGGTGGAAATATTGAAGTCAGTCAGCGACTAACGGATACGCTTTTGAAAGCTTTTGAAAAAGCAGCTTGTTCTCAAGGGACGATGAATAATGTTTTGTTTGGCAACGAAAATTTCGGTTATTACGAAACCATTGCCGGTGGCAGTGGCGCAGGCGAAAATTTTGATGGCACTTCTGGTGTTCACCAACATATGACCAATACACGTATTACCGATCCTGAGATTTTAGAACACCGTTATCCTGTGCGCTTGGATAGCTTTTCTATCCGACCTGAGTCTGGAGGAAATGGAAAACACAAAGGAGGAAATGGTGTAATCCGTGCTTTTACTTTTTTAGAATCTGTAGAGCTTTCTTTGCTCTCGCAGCATAGAAAATATGCACCTTATGGTTTAAAAGGCGGTGAAGCAGGAAAAAGAGGAGAGCAATATGTAATCCGCGCCAATGGCGAGAAAATTTCTTTAAATGGAATGAGCCACTGTTTACTAAATCCAAACGATCAATTTATTATTGAGACTCCGGGTGGAGGGGCTTACGGATTAGATTAAAAAAATAAACGCAAGGCGCGCTAAGTTTTCCGCAAAGGACGTAAAATCACTTGTTGTAGATAATCGGCACTTTACTAACACCTATTTTACATT
It contains:
- a CDS encoding hydantoinase B/oxoprolinase family protein, which encodes MHKLFIDTGGTFTDAIAIMPDGKLQRKKILSSGRLRGKISSWIDDSHILVEENWGSKKDIFQGYWFSSLDKSIEKIKVLYYDTDQHILALETAIKKNQQKHLSFEIFTGEEAPVVATRMLTQTSLKSNFPPTEIRLGTTKGTNALLEHKGARNVLFITKGFADLLEIGNQARPDIFSLNIQKRKALVDKIIEIDERIDAQGNILKPINSSAYQKQIQDLKDEGFESFSIVFMNAYKNNIHEQEFKKLLIESDLKYISVSSELSPLIKILERAETTTVNAYLSPIIENYLENIAQNTQADLRVMNSAGGLMRTENYEAKDSLLSGPAGGVVGAAFIGELIDKDKLITFDMGGTSTDVSRFHKAFDYKYELEIGSAHIYSPAISIETVAAGGGSICSFDGYKLTVGPESAGANPGPACYGAGGPLTITDVNLLLGRIDETKFGIPVNKEAAEKQVEILLQEIEQKRNKPVEKEEVLNGFLAIANEIMAGAIKKISTSKGFDPSEYALLGFGGAGGMHSCAIADLLQIKEIIIPLDAGLLSAFGIGNASLERFAEKQILKPFHSISESLQEEFALLSSELSPQFEKDKGKLTEQRLLFLRFRGQDSTLSINWNANIESILKKFKAEYIKLYGHWVENREIELESIRLKVSQKAEKALLRKQEKSPARKLIPNRKIQSFGKETDVFSRNDLSFGDQITGPALVSDDKSTTVIDSGWTGKVDAFSNLIIRKNKATEKQQTKTHNQETALELFTNRFMAIAENMGAILQRTALSVNIKERLDFSCALLDSEGYLVANAPHIPVHLGSLGVCVRSVLANFDFKPGDTIVTNHPLYGGSHLPDVSLITAVFDKEGKRIGFVVNRAHHAELGGMTPGSMPTNATNLEQEGIVISPFYLVKEGKVDWDGIRSIFDSGKYPSRLINENMADLNAALAANKNGEQALLNLVKDFGTDRVQHYMQSLKEYATRKIKDVFYKLPDGKIKAIEFLDDDTPLSVEINIQESAVSFDFTGSSAVHPSNLNATPAIVSSVIIYVLRLLLDEPIPLNDGLMEPVSIKIPEGLLNPPFNQEPDKCPAVVGGNIEVSQRLTDTLLKAFEKAACSQGTMNNVLFGNENFGYYETIAGGSGAGENFDGTSGVHQHMTNTRITDPEILEHRYPVRLDSFSIRPESGGNGKHKGGNGVIRAFTFLESVELSLLSQHRKYAPYGLKGGEAGKRGEQYVIRANGEKISLNGMSHCLLNPNDQFIIETPGGGAYGLD